One Tomitella gaofuii DNA segment encodes these proteins:
- a CDS encoding aldo/keto reductase, with the protein MTTELATRTLGTAAPLTVSAIGLGCMGMSEFYGAHDDAAGIATIHRALDLGVTLLDTADMYGPFTNEELVGRAIAGRRDEVVLATKFGNERRADGTRVGINGRPDYVVAACEASLRRLGVDHIDLYYQHRVDPDVAIEETVGAMAGLVEAGKVRNLGLSEAAPDTVRRAHAVHPITALQTEYSLFSRDLEDEILPVLRELGIGLVPYSPLGRGMLTGHVGAVSAAGDARGTEYFPRFRGDALVTNLALVDRVRTLAEAKGVTPGQLALAWVLAQGPDVVPIPGTKRVAYLEENVAAAGVGLAAADLASLEDAVPRGAVAGARYGDMSSIDG; encoded by the coding sequence ATGACCACTGAACTCGCAACCCGGACCCTCGGCACCGCCGCGCCGCTGACCGTCTCCGCCATCGGACTCGGCTGCATGGGCATGTCGGAGTTCTACGGAGCCCACGACGATGCCGCGGGCATCGCCACCATCCACCGCGCGCTCGACCTCGGGGTGACGCTGCTCGACACCGCCGACATGTACGGCCCCTTCACCAACGAGGAGCTGGTCGGCAGGGCGATCGCCGGCCGGCGCGACGAGGTCGTGCTCGCCACGAAGTTCGGCAACGAGCGGCGCGCCGACGGCACACGGGTGGGGATCAACGGCCGCCCCGACTACGTCGTCGCGGCGTGCGAGGCGTCCCTGCGCCGGCTCGGCGTGGACCACATCGACCTGTACTACCAGCACCGCGTGGACCCCGACGTCGCCATCGAGGAGACCGTCGGCGCGATGGCCGGGCTCGTCGAGGCGGGCAAGGTGCGCAACCTCGGCCTCTCGGAGGCCGCCCCGGACACGGTCCGCCGCGCTCACGCCGTCCACCCCATCACCGCGTTGCAGACCGAATACTCCCTGTTCAGCCGCGACCTCGAGGACGAGATCCTGCCGGTCCTCCGAGAGCTGGGCATCGGGCTGGTGCCGTATTCGCCGCTCGGCCGCGGCATGCTGACCGGCCACGTCGGCGCCGTCTCCGCCGCCGGCGACGCGCGCGGGACGGAGTACTTCCCCCGGTTCCGCGGCGACGCGCTCGTCACCAACCTCGCGCTGGTCGACCGCGTCCGCACCCTGGCCGAGGCGAAGGGCGTCACGCCGGGGCAGCTGGCGCTCGCCTGGGTGCTGGCCCAGGGGCCGGACGTAGTCCCGATCCCCGGCACCAAGCGGGTGGCCTACCTCGAGGAGAACGTTGCCGCGGCCGGCGTCGGGCTGGCGGCGGCGGACCTCGCGTCACTGGAGGACGCCGTTCCGCGCGGGGCCGTCGCGGGTGCCCGCTACGGCGACATGTCCAGCATCGACGGCTGA
- the dtd gene encoding D-aminoacyl-tRNA deacylase encodes MRAVVQRVTWARVQVDGETVGEILGDGETGDGVTGDPGAAPPGVRQGLLVLVGATHSDDDAAARALAAKIWRLRILDGELSASDVDAPVLVVSQFTLYGDTRKGRRPSWNGAAPGPVAEPLVRAVADELAALGARVQTGRFGAHMRVTLTNDGPVTVLVHTGTQQQ; translated from the coding sequence ATGCGGGCGGTCGTTCAGAGAGTCACATGGGCACGGGTGCAGGTCGACGGCGAGACCGTCGGCGAAATCCTCGGCGACGGTGAAACCGGGGACGGTGTCACCGGCGACCCCGGCGCGGCCCCGCCCGGCGTCCGGCAGGGGCTGCTGGTGCTCGTCGGCGCGACGCATTCCGACGATGACGCGGCCGCGCGTGCCCTGGCCGCGAAGATCTGGCGGCTCCGCATCCTCGACGGCGAGCTCTCGGCCTCCGACGTGGACGCCCCGGTGCTCGTGGTCAGCCAGTTCACCCTGTACGGCGACACCCGCAAGGGCAGGCGCCCGTCGTGGAACGGCGCCGCCCCGGGCCCGGTGGCCGAGCCGCTGGTGCGGGCCGTCGCCGACGAGCTCGCCGCGCTGGGTGCCCGGGTGCAGACGGGGCGCTTCGGCGCGCACATGCGGGTCACCCTCACCAATGACGGGCCGGTCACCGTGCTCGTCCACACCGGGACACAGCAGCAGTGA
- the infA gene encoding translation initiation factor IF-1, with product MAKKDGAIEVEGRVIEPLPNAMFRVELENGHKVLAHISGKMRQHYIRILPEDRVVVELSPYDLSRGRIVFRYR from the coding sequence ATGGCCAAGAAGGACGGCGCCATCGAGGTCGAGGGGCGTGTGATCGAACCCCTGCCCAACGCAATGTTCCGCGTTGAGCTGGAGAACGGACACAAGGTCCTTGCCCACATCAGTGGCAAGATGCGGCAGCACTACATCAGGATCCTCCCGGAGGACCGGGTGGTGGTGGAGTTGTCGCCGTACGACCTCTCCCGCGGTCGGATCGTTTTCCGGTACAGGTGA
- the rpmJ gene encoding 50S ribosomal protein L36, with the protein MKVQPSVKKICEKCKVIRRHGRVMVICDNPRHKQRQG; encoded by the coding sequence GTGAAGGTGCAACCGAGCGTCAAGAAGATCTGCGAGAAGTGCAAGGTGATCCGCCGTCACGGGCGGGTCATGGTGATCTGCGACAACCCGCGGCACAAGCAGCGCCAGGGTTAG
- the rpsM gene encoding 30S ribosomal protein S13 yields MARLSGVDLPREKRMEIALTYIYGIGRTRSQEILAATGVSPDLRSKDLTDEDLTKLREYIENSLRVEGDLRREVQADIRRKMEIGCYQGLRHRRGLPVRGQRTKTNARTRKGPKKTIAGKKKAR; encoded by the coding sequence ATGGCACGACTCTCTGGTGTGGATCTGCCCCGCGAGAAGCGGATGGAGATCGCACTGACATACATCTACGGGATCGGCCGTACCCGCTCCCAGGAGATCCTCGCGGCCACGGGCGTCAGCCCCGACCTGCGCAGCAAGGATCTGACCGACGAGGACCTCACGAAGCTGCGTGAGTACATCGAGAACAGCCTGAGGGTGGAGGGCGACCTTCGCCGCGAGGTGCAGGCGGACATCCGTCGCAAGATGGAGATCGGCTGCTACCAGGGCCTGCGCCACCGTCGTGGGCTTCCGGTCCGTGGTCAGCGCACCAAGACCAACGCGCGCACGCGCAAGGGCCCCAAGAAGACCATCGCCGGCAAGAAGAAGGCCAGGTAA
- the rpsK gene encoding 30S ribosomal protein S11, whose protein sequence is MPPKSRGTGPKKGTRRRDKKNIPLGAAHIKSTFSNTIVSITDPAGNVVSWASSGHVGFKGSRKSTPFAAQLAAENAARKAQEHGMKKVDVFVKGPGSGRETAIRSLQAAGLEVGTISDVTPQPHNGCRPPKRRRV, encoded by the coding sequence ATGCCACCGAAGTCACGCGGCACCGGCCCCAAGAAGGGCACCCGACGCAGGGACAAGAAGAACATCCCGCTCGGCGCCGCACACATCAAGAGCACGTTCAGCAACACGATCGTCTCGATCACCGATCCCGCCGGCAACGTCGTCTCCTGGGCGTCGTCCGGCCATGTCGGCTTCAAGGGTTCGCGCAAGTCGACCCCGTTCGCTGCGCAGCTGGCGGCCGAGAACGCCGCGCGCAAGGCGCAGGAGCACGGCATGAAGAAGGTCGACGTCTTCGTCAAGGGACCGGGTTCGGGCCGCGAGACGGCGATCCGCTCGCTGCAGGCCGCCGGTCTCGAGGTCGGCACAATCTCTGATGTCACCCCTCAGCCGCACAACGGCTGCCGTCCGCCCAAGCGGCGCCGGGTCTAG
- the rpsD gene encoding 30S ribosomal protein S4 — translation MARYTGPVTRKSRRLRVDLVGGDQAFERRPYPPGQHGRARIKESEYLLQLQEKQKARFSYGVMEKQFRRYYEEAASRPGKTGEILLILLESRLDNVVYRAGLARTRRQARQLVSHGHFLVNGKKVDIPSYRVSQYDIIDIKEKSMSTLPFQVARETQGERNVPGWLQVVGPRMRVLVHQLPERAQIDVPLQEQLIVEYYSK, via the coding sequence ATGGCTCGTTATACCGGACCGGTCACCCGCAAGTCGCGTCGTCTGCGTGTCGACCTCGTCGGAGGAGACCAGGCGTTCGAGCGTCGCCCCTACCCGCCCGGCCAGCACGGCCGCGCGCGGATCAAGGAGAGCGAGTACCTGCTGCAGCTGCAGGAGAAGCAGAAGGCCCGCTTCAGCTACGGCGTGATGGAGAAGCAGTTCCGCCGTTACTACGAAGAGGCCGCGTCGCGTCCCGGCAAGACCGGTGAGATCCTGCTGATCCTGCTCGAGTCGCGTCTCGACAACGTCGTCTACCGCGCCGGCCTCGCGCGCACGCGCCGTCAGGCGCGTCAGCTCGTCAGCCACGGCCACTTCCTGGTCAACGGCAAGAAGGTCGACATCCCCAGCTACCGCGTGTCGCAGTACGACATCATCGACATCAAGGAGAAGTCGATGAGCACGCTGCCGTTCCAGGTGGCGCGGGAGACCCAGGGTGAGCGCAACGTCCCCGGCTGGCTGCAGGTCGTCGGCCCGCGCATGCGGGTGCTCGTGCACCAGCTGCCGGAGCGCGCGCAGATCGACGTGCCGCTGCAGGAGCAGCTCATCGTCGAGTACTACTCGAAGTAG
- a CDS encoding DNA-directed RNA polymerase subunit alpha gives MLISQRPVLTEEVIADNRSKFVIEPLEPGFGYTLGNSLRRTLLSSIPGAAVTSIRIEGVLHEFTTIPGVKEDVTEIILNLKGLVVSSEEDEPVTMYVRMQGPGVVTAGDIVPPSGVVVHNPDLHIATLNEKGKLEIELVVERGRGYVQAIQNKAAGAEIGRIPVDSIYSPVLKVTYKVEATRVEQRTDFDKLILDVETKHSISPRDAIASAGKTLVELFGLAQELNVEAEGIEIGPSPVEADHIAAYSMPIEELELAVRSNNCFKREGVHTVGDLVARSESDLLDIRNFGQKSINEVKVKLAALGLALKDSPPGFDPSTIAGYDPETGTWTDTDEDDQDFAETEQL, from the coding sequence ATGCTCATCTCGCAGCGACCCGTGCTGACCGAAGAGGTCATCGCGGACAACCGCTCGAAGTTCGTGATCGAGCCGCTGGAGCCGGGGTTCGGCTACACGCTCGGCAACTCGCTTCGGCGCACGCTGCTGTCGTCCATTCCGGGCGCGGCGGTCACCAGCATCCGGATCGAAGGTGTGCTCCACGAGTTCACGACGATCCCGGGTGTGAAAGAGGACGTCACCGAGATCATCCTCAACCTCAAGGGACTCGTCGTGAGCTCCGAAGAGGACGAGCCGGTCACGATGTACGTCCGCATGCAGGGGCCCGGCGTGGTCACCGCGGGTGACATCGTCCCGCCGAGCGGCGTGGTGGTGCACAATCCCGATCTGCATATCGCGACGCTGAACGAGAAGGGCAAGCTCGAGATCGAGCTCGTGGTCGAGCGTGGCCGCGGTTACGTCCAGGCGATCCAGAACAAGGCCGCAGGCGCGGAGATCGGCCGTATCCCGGTCGACTCCATCTACTCGCCGGTCCTCAAGGTGACCTACAAGGTCGAGGCCACCCGTGTGGAGCAGCGCACGGACTTCGACAAGCTGATCCTGGACGTGGAGACGAAGCACTCGATCTCCCCGCGTGACGCCATCGCGTCGGCCGGCAAGACGCTGGTCGAGCTGTTCGGGTTGGCACAGGAGCTCAACGTGGAAGCGGAAGGCATCGAGATCGGGCCCTCGCCCGTCGAGGCCGACCACATCGCGGCGTACTCCATGCCGATCGAGGAGCTGGAGCTGGCGGTCCGCTCGAACAACTGCTTCAAGCGCGAGGGCGTCCACACTGTGGGCGACCTGGTGGCGCGCAGCGAGTCGGATCTGCTGGACATCCGGAACTTCGGACAGAAGTCGATCAACGAGGTCAAGGTCAAGCTCGCCGCCCTTGGCCTGGCGCTCAAGGACAGCCCTCCCGGGTTCGACCCGTCCACGATCGCCGGATACGACCCGGAGACGGGCACGTGGACGGACACGGACGAGGACGATCAGGACTTCGCCGAGACCGAACAGCTGTAA
- the rplQ gene encoding 50S ribosomal protein L17, whose amino-acid sequence MPKPTKGARLGGSASHQKAILANLATALFEHGRITTTESKAKRLRPYAEKLITKAKAGTLADRREVMKNITDKDVVHHLFADIGPHFSERDGGYTRIIKTLPRKGDNAPMAIIELVREQTVSTEADRARRVAASQAQENPVAEVADEASEAEVENAEEVVEGIEETTATAADATDAEDDKAADKD is encoded by the coding sequence ATGCCCAAGCCCACCAAGGGTGCCCGCCTCGGCGGGTCGGCTTCGCACCAGAAGGCCATCCTGGCCAACCTGGCCACTGCGCTCTTCGAACACGGTCGGATCACCACCACCGAGTCGAAGGCCAAGAGGCTGCGTCCGTACGCGGAGAAGCTGATCACGAAGGCCAAGGCCGGCACGCTGGCAGACCGACGCGAGGTGATGAAGAACATCACCGACAAGGACGTCGTCCACCACCTGTTCGCCGACATCGGACCGCACTTCTCGGAGCGGGACGGCGGGTACACCCGCATCATCAAGACGCTCCCGCGCAAGGGCGACAACGCCCCGATGGCGATCATCGAGCTGGTGCGCGAGCAGACGGTGTCCACCGAGGCGGACCGTGCGCGTCGCGTCGCGGCCTCGCAGGCCCAGGAGAACCCGGTCGCCGAGGTCGCCGACGAGGCGTCCGAGGCCGAGGTCGAGAACGCCGAGGAGGTGGTGGAGGGGATCGAGGAGACCACCGCCACCGCAGCCGACGCGACCGACGCCGAGGACGACAAGGCCGCAGACAAGGACTAG
- the truA gene encoding tRNA pseudouridine(38-40) synthase TruA, producing MEDSFQSAGEPAAADSGGGLTRLRLDISYDGTDFSGWAKQPGLRTVCGVLEDALATVLRTPAHLTVAGRTDAGVHAAAQVAHLDLPTDAVPDEPSRLVRRFARLLPQDVRIRAFTPVPAEFDARFSALRRHYAYRVTAAESGADPVRARDTAVWRGPVDLAAMRQASAALVGLHDFAAYCRRRDGATTVRELQRFEWAEDGGGVLVAQVSADAFCWSMVRSLVGAALTVGQGRRPPRWMTELLAERERSSAVPVAPAKGLSLAGVDYPPDDELAARNRRTMDKRSPVEAERGRMEPGGCCGD from the coding sequence GTGGAGGATTCCTTTCAGAGCGCGGGTGAGCCCGCCGCCGCGGACAGCGGCGGCGGGCTCACCCGTCTGCGTCTCGACATCTCCTACGACGGCACGGACTTCTCCGGGTGGGCCAAGCAGCCCGGGTTGCGGACGGTGTGCGGCGTTCTGGAGGATGCGCTGGCGACCGTGCTGCGCACACCCGCCCACCTGACGGTGGCGGGCCGGACGGACGCCGGGGTGCACGCGGCGGCACAGGTGGCGCACCTGGATCTGCCGACGGACGCGGTACCGGACGAGCCGTCCCGGCTGGTGCGCCGGTTCGCCCGGCTGCTGCCGCAGGACGTGCGCATACGCGCGTTCACCCCGGTGCCCGCGGAGTTCGATGCGCGGTTCTCGGCCCTGCGGCGGCACTACGCCTACCGGGTGACGGCGGCGGAATCGGGCGCGGATCCGGTGCGGGCCCGCGACACCGCGGTGTGGCGTGGCCCCGTCGACCTGGCGGCGATGCGGCAGGCCTCGGCCGCGCTGGTGGGGTTGCATGACTTCGCCGCGTACTGCCGGCGTCGCGACGGCGCGACCACCGTCCGTGAGTTGCAACGCTTCGAATGGGCCGAGGACGGCGGCGGCGTCCTCGTGGCGCAGGTGAGTGCGGACGCGTTCTGCTGGTCGATGGTGCGCAGCCTCGTCGGGGCGGCGCTCACGGTGGGGCAGGGCCGGCGCCCTCCGCGGTGGATGACGGAACTGCTGGCGGAGCGGGAGCGGTCCAGCGCGGTGCCGGTGGCGCCCGCGAAGGGTCTGAGTCTGGCCGGCGTGGACTATCCGCCGGACGACGAGCTCGCGGCACGGAATCGCAGAACAATGGACAAGCGCAGCCCGGTCGAGGCGGAGCGTGGCCGTATGGAGCCCGGCGGCTGCTGCGGCGACTGA
- the rplM gene encoding 50S ribosomal protein L13 has protein sequence MSTYTPKAGDVTHQWYVIDATDVVLGRLASKAATLLRGKHKPTYTPHSDGGDFVVVVNAEKVALTGKKLTDKRSYRHSGHPGGLSSLSAGEMIAKHPDRFVEDAIKGMLPHTKLGRAMASKLKVYAGPEHPHAAQKPVPFEIKQVAQ, from the coding sequence GTGTCCACGTACACCCCGAAGGCCGGTGACGTCACCCACCAGTGGTACGTCATCGACGCCACCGATGTGGTGCTCGGACGGCTCGCCAGCAAGGCGGCGACGCTGCTCCGCGGCAAGCACAAGCCCACGTACACCCCCCACTCGGACGGCGGGGATTTCGTCGTCGTCGTCAATGCCGAGAAGGTCGCGCTCACCGGCAAGAAGTTGACGGACAAGCGCAGCTACCGGCACTCCGGCCACCCGGGCGGGCTCAGCTCGCTGTCTGCCGGCGAAATGATCGCCAAGCACCCTGACCGCTTCGTCGAAGACGCGATCAAGGGCATGCTCCCGCACACCAAGCTGGGCCGCGCCATGGCCTCCAAGCTCAAGGTCTACGCGGGCCCCGAGCACCCCCACGCCGCGCAGAAGCCGGTGCCGTTCGAGATCAAGCAGGTGGCCCAGTGA
- the rpsI gene encoding 30S ribosomal protein S9, translated as MADSVEVVDEGIVDEGYEVAEDVVAAPVPHLGGDRPVQTVGRRKEAVARVRLQPGTGGFTLNGRTIEDYFPNKLHQQLVKSPLVLVEREESFDIHARLHGGGPSGQAGALRLAIARALVDVQPEDRSALKSAGFLTRDARAVERKKYGLKKARKASQYSKR; from the coding sequence ATCGCCGACAGCGTCGAGGTCGTCGACGAGGGCATCGTCGACGAGGGCTACGAGGTGGCCGAGGACGTCGTCGCGGCGCCGGTTCCGCACTTGGGCGGCGACCGTCCGGTGCAGACTGTCGGCCGCCGCAAGGAAGCGGTGGCGCGGGTGCGTCTGCAGCCCGGTACCGGCGGCTTCACCCTCAACGGGCGGACCATCGAGGACTACTTCCCCAACAAGCTGCACCAGCAGCTGGTGAAGTCCCCGCTGGTGCTCGTCGAGCGCGAGGAGTCCTTCGACATCCATGCGCGTCTGCACGGAGGCGGCCCCTCGGGGCAGGCCGGTGCGCTGCGCCTGGCCATCGCACGCGCCCTGGTGGACGTGCAGCCGGAGGACCGTTCCGCGCTCAAGTCCGCGGGCTTCCTCACCCGTGACGCGCGCGCGGTCGAGCGCAAGAAGTACGGCCTGAAGAAGGCCCGCAAGGCTTCGCAGTACTCGAAGCGCTGA
- the glmM gene encoding phosphoglucosamine mutase: protein MSRLFGTDGVRGEANSTLTADLALALAEAAAAVLASPSAGAARPVAVLGRDPRASGEMLEAAVSAGLAASGVDVLRVGVVPTPAVAFLTAAYEADMGVMISASHNPMPDNGIKIFGRGGHKLDDAVEDRIEQLLRPGSEPQRRAYRPTGAAIGRVRSAHEALDRYLQHLAAAVDTPLEGVTVVVDCANGAAHRAAPLAYRAAGAKVVAINDEPDGININDRCGSTHLDDVRRAVVEQGADLGLAHDGDADRCLAVDAEGNVVDGDVIMAILAVAMREAGELSEDTLVATVMSNLGLHLGMQAAGITVRTTAVGDRYVLEELRRGSYSLGGEQSGHVVLPDHGTTGDGVLTGLRLMARMAQTGRTLAELTKVMTVLPQVLVNVRVDDKKAVADSAVVGEAVRRAEAELAGRGRVLLRPSGTEPLVRVMVEAEDIAVARTLADALSEAVSGV, encoded by the coding sequence ATGTCACGACTCTTCGGTACGGACGGGGTCCGCGGGGAAGCGAACTCCACCCTGACCGCCGACCTCGCCCTGGCGCTGGCGGAGGCGGCCGCCGCGGTGCTCGCATCGCCGTCGGCGGGCGCGGCCCGCCCGGTCGCGGTGCTCGGGCGGGATCCGCGCGCCAGCGGCGAGATGCTCGAGGCGGCGGTGAGCGCGGGGCTCGCCGCGTCCGGGGTCGACGTGCTCCGCGTCGGGGTCGTCCCCACACCCGCAGTCGCGTTTCTCACCGCGGCGTACGAGGCCGACATGGGTGTGATGATCTCGGCGTCGCACAACCCGATGCCGGACAACGGCATCAAGATCTTCGGCCGCGGCGGCCACAAGCTGGACGACGCGGTGGAGGACCGGATCGAGCAGCTGCTGCGTCCGGGCAGCGAGCCGCAGCGACGCGCGTACCGGCCGACGGGTGCGGCGATCGGCCGGGTGCGTAGCGCGCACGAAGCGCTGGACCGCTATCTGCAGCACCTGGCCGCAGCGGTGGACACGCCGCTGGAGGGCGTGACGGTGGTGGTCGACTGCGCCAACGGTGCGGCCCACCGGGCAGCGCCGCTCGCATACAGGGCGGCGGGCGCGAAGGTCGTCGCCATCAACGACGAGCCCGACGGCATCAACATCAACGACCGATGCGGCTCCACGCACCTTGACGACGTGCGGCGCGCGGTGGTGGAGCAGGGGGCCGATCTGGGCCTGGCCCACGACGGCGACGCCGACCGTTGCCTGGCCGTCGACGCGGAGGGGAACGTGGTCGACGGCGACGTGATCATGGCGATCCTGGCCGTGGCCATGCGCGAGGCGGGCGAGTTGTCGGAGGACACCCTGGTGGCGACGGTGATGAGCAACCTGGGGCTGCACCTGGGCATGCAGGCCGCCGGGATCACCGTGCGCACCACCGCGGTAGGCGACAGGTACGTCCTGGAGGAACTGCGTCGCGGATCCTACAGCCTGGGCGGGGAGCAATCGGGGCACGTGGTGCTGCCGGATCATGGCACCACGGGCGACGGAGTTCTGACCGGGCTCCGGCTGATGGCGCGCATGGCGCAGACCGGACGCACGCTCGCCGAGCTGACCAAGGTGATGACGGTGCTGCCGCAGGTCCTCGTGAACGTGCGGGTGGACGACAAGAAGGCGGTGGCCGATTCCGCCGTCGTCGGCGAGGCGGTGCGCCGGGCCGAGGCGGAACTGGCGGGGCGCGGTAGGGTGCTGCTGCGGCCGTCTGGGACGGAGCCGCTGGTGCGGGTCATGGTCGAGGCGGAGGACATCGCCGTCGCCCGCACGCTGGCGGACGCGCTCTCCGAGGCGGTATCCGGCGTGTAG
- a CDS encoding chlorophyllase/cutinase-like alpha/beta fold protein has protein sequence MAPKPKSLARSLSRRGPHRVLRGDLAFAGLPGVVCTPESGFGLPAVVFGHDWLTPPRRYLDTLAHLASWGFVVVAPATERGALPSARSFAQDLGTAADIATSVRLGPGQISVHPAKVAMAGHGFGAGAAVLAAGLHGAADDDALSGRARAGRKSQRPARPFDPTARRPVAAVTALFPAPTSPSALPSAGQVHAPALVLSEPGTGGVASAESTALAAALGGPVTTRIVPAAEDGALAEDRRLASFFGLPGSDKHLQATTRACLTGFLLAAVTDSKEHAVFTDEATVLPGTAAVAAEPDEPAAPSTRARLLGTLAGR, from the coding sequence GTGGCACCCAAACCGAAGTCCCTGGCACGCTCCCTGTCCCGGCGCGGCCCGCACCGCGTGCTGCGCGGCGACCTGGCGTTCGCCGGGCTACCGGGCGTCGTGTGCACGCCGGAATCCGGCTTCGGGCTGCCCGCCGTGGTGTTCGGGCACGATTGGCTCACGCCGCCGCGCCGATACCTCGACACGCTCGCCCACCTGGCTTCCTGGGGATTCGTGGTGGTCGCCCCGGCGACGGAGCGCGGGGCTCTCCCGTCCGCCCGGTCGTTCGCGCAGGATCTCGGCACCGCCGCGGACATCGCCACCAGCGTGCGGCTGGGCCCCGGCCAGATCAGCGTGCACCCGGCGAAGGTTGCCATGGCGGGGCACGGATTCGGCGCGGGAGCAGCCGTACTGGCTGCGGGACTTCACGGTGCGGCCGACGACGACGCCCTGTCCGGACGCGCCCGGGCCGGCCGCAAGTCCCAGCGTCCCGCGCGGCCGTTCGACCCCACGGCGCGCCGGCCCGTCGCCGCGGTCACCGCACTGTTCCCGGCGCCGACAAGCCCTTCCGCGCTGCCGTCGGCCGGCCAGGTGCACGCACCCGCGCTGGTGTTGTCCGAGCCGGGGACGGGCGGCGTGGCGTCCGCGGAGTCCACGGCCCTTGCCGCCGCCCTGGGTGGCCCGGTGACCACCCGCATCGTTCCCGCCGCGGAGGACGGCGCGCTCGCCGAGGACCGCAGGCTCGCCTCGTTCTTCGGCCTTCCCGGCTCCGACAAGCATCTGCAGGCGACCACGCGCGCGTGCTTGACCGGCTTTCTGCTGGCCGCCGTCACCGACAGCAAGGAGCACGCCGTCTTCACGGACGAGGCCACCGTCCTGCCCGGCACCGCGGCGGTCGCCGCCGAGCCCGACGAGCCCGCCGCCCCGAGCACCCGCGCGCGGCTGCTCGGTACGCTCGCCGGCCGCTGA